The genomic segment AAACTCCCAGGTGCCACCTACGTCACAACATTCAGGTACATGAATATACACTGAACATTGGTGCCGTTAATATAAATGTCTCATGCATTCTTTAGGGCAGAAGCCAAACTTAGTCTCAGAGCTGTGAACAACGCCTTCGTGTTTGGTAAATAGTGGCAGCTGCATCTGAACTGTAcatagaaaaggagaaaatactgTGTTCTGACTATAGCAGCACACACTGCTGGACAAACTCTTCTTCTGCACACAgcacataggaaaaaaatcagcagtaaaaCTTTAGTATTCTCTATCCTTGGAATAGTTTTGGTTTATGTGCTAGTAATATAACCAAATTAAGCAGTCATATTACAAGGGCTGTTAAAAACCGCTATCTGGTATGTGAGTGCACCAGCAACAACACAAGCTTTACAATCCTACAAGCCATTTTGAGAATTAAACAGAGATTGACAATGTCTCTATTTCGTAGTGCCAACTTTTTGAACACTTCACATTTGTCATGAAACATATGATGGTgttggcagcagctcccagttaGCACTGGTCCTCTTTGTAAAAGTCACTGCTTAAACAAAGTACTAGATATGGTCTCATCCTCAAAAAATGTGAAGGGTATTTGCTCCACTGGTGAGTTATTGCTATCCTGGACAGGAGGTGGAAAGCGTGCAGGACGCTGTGGCACACAGAACAGAAGCTCTTCACAGTTTTGTAGGCTGTACACACAGAGCCATTCTATCACTTTTCAACAACTCCAGCTTACATTATATCTACAGACGTACTGTAAGATGAGATAGTCACAGTATTTAAACCTTCAAACAATCTATGCTGCAAATCTGCCAGCCTCCGGTTCCTCAGAATGTTTCATCTCAGCTAAAAATTATCAGTTCAGAGGGATAAGAGCACAGAGGTGTCCAGCTGACTGTAATGCATTCCACCAGACAGCCTTTATGAATTTTTTAGCTGAACTTTCTTCTGTCCTTGTTGTTCTTGCCAACCAGATGCAGAACATTTTGGAGACAATAGCAATTCCCCAGAGGTTTACATGCACTATTCAATTCcctacaataaaaaaaatatatatagttttTTCTAAACTGAGTTTCAACTCGTATTTTCCTTCATGCTAAATTACAACTAACATCCAGAGCTTGCACTGCATAGCTGAGAAACTAGCAGAAATTGCCACATTCAATTagcacagcagaagcagcaaactAGAAATAGGATTTCATTCACTTTAATTCACTAGTTGGTTGCCATAAATACTCTTCTGTAAAGCACGGAATTCTGAATACTCCACagacattattttcctttcatgaaGATGTTTGTTTACTTTGGCAGTTACTCTCCTGGGAGAAACTCTAATGACTTCcactaccaaaaaaaccccaaaacaaaaaagaaacagaaactgcCACTAGCAAGCAAGAAAATTTTAGTCTAATGTACTGGTTAAACTCCAgggcaaaaaggagaaaaagcagaataaatcaCTGCTTTGCATTCTTGTGACCAGAACCCATATCCGTCAAGTCcagcaggcagcacagctctCCTAATGTAAGTCAGGCTctgaataaaggaagaaagctgCCCATCTCTTGtgaattttaagatttttagctttaaaaacaaacaaacaaaaacataacatGGGCATGGGAAGAACAGAATAAACCAATCTCAATCCCCGGTGTTAAATTTTCCCactgcttttaatttaattccAACAAACAATGATCAAAGGTTTCTCTCCCAATTTTGCTATATCTGgacaattaatattttttcttttaatgagaaaatacaccatggaaaaaaaaaaaataaaaaagaaagctacTGTGACTCAACTGACCACTCACTGCAGAAAAAGACTCACCTATCTCCTTCCTAAGAATGCATTATTAATATTATCAGAGTTTAAGAAAATCAAGAATAAACTGTAAATGAAACACATTGATATAAATCTTCAGACctctttttcctgtgaaatgtcAAGACTCATCATCTGTTTCTCTCTATGAATAACCTGCAGTCCCAGGCTGTTTTCCACATTTCCACAGGAGGAAAGAGTCATTAACAAAAATCAGCTTTAAGGTTAAGAGGAAGCAGCTCTAGCAAAAGTACATGAATAGTATATTTTTGTTACCAGTTAGAACAATGTGCTGTTCCTGGAATGCATACACAAGCCCGTTTCGAAACTTAAACTGAGGAACGAAGCCGACACGTCACAGCCCACGGGACAGCAGACTCTGAACTTCCCTAAACAGCCTGATCACAGGGGAGATGGAAACGGATCTCTTAGCAGAGCCCTCAGGACAGACAGAGCTACCTACAGAGTCCTGAAAAAGAGCCCAAGAGGAGAAGatgtgggaaagagaaaaggaaagatgaaacagtaaagagaaaacaagaaactcATATAAAACCCCCTGCTTTTCTTGTAGCTGTAGAGCCTTGGAAGAGGGGTCAAACAGAGTAGTAAATCACTGTAAATGATGAAAGGCCTATAAATATTGTGGGCTGTGGAGAGAACAATTTGTTGCGTTACAAGCAGCGGATGAGTCTCTGCACTGAGCCACTCCAcaataaaaaggtttttttaaagtcGGTACTATTTGCGGCCACATTTACTTTTAACTATAACATGCAAAAAATCACCAGAAAAGCTGCTATTAGTATTGGAATGGAAGCAAAGATCATTTTCATCTACACATGTTATTTGCAGCCCATATTCAAAATCACTGCCACAGTGCTTTTCCAACTAGCTAATAGGAGGAAAACAGCAGATTCTAGCAGCAgagttattttcctttgtatACTTTAGGCTCCTGATATTCTGGCATTCATGTTAATTTACAAAATAAGGAAGCACTGAAGTAACTCTGCATGTACGTAGAAGTCTATGTACTGTATCtaaatttttatctgttttgtgatttattttagcTCCCAAAAACTGTAACAATTGTTTAGTGCTGTCTGATAAGGAAACAGTATGGACCCTATCCCCAAGAACATACACTTTTTAAATAAGCTAAGCTCACAGAGTGCTCTGAAGCAGGCAGCATCTCAGCACAATCCCTTTCAGTTCCTTTAACTGCTAAAAGTTTTTCTTTGTTCAAGCAGAAAAATAGAATGGTGGGCCAAAATCCTTTCTCATATATAATATCCTGTCACTAACATAGGCAAATCACAGATGTTATTCCCCTAggtttataaaaagaaaataacttaagCTGTGCATGGTAATTTCTAGAAGAAATTATAACCAGTCAGGGGCAAAATTCAGAAGCTGCTGCCTTGATGATCCCTTTCATGTCACCGAAATGGCAGCCAGAAGAGCTGCTTTGTAATCCTTGCAGTTTATTGTGATTTgtctttatattttctcttctatAGTATTGCTGGTTCAATTTGCCACACAAAATTTAGCAGAGTGGATGGTGCAGAACACCAGACAAATAAGACGATCATTGTCTTTCAGGCACTGACAAACCCAGGAGAGTTgtcagccccagctctgccgtaGGTCTCCTAGGTGAGGTTgatgccttgcacttttgttgcaataaatacacagaagcaggttGATTAATGGCCAAAAGAACTTTGGTATATTTGGGTTTACCATACTGACAGCTTGGTTTGcaacaggggttttttttgatttACGTATTACGTACAGCGATATTGCATATGGCTTGGCATCCACCTCCTGTAATGTTTGTTGTCTAGTCTAAGCAACCCACCCCAGCTGGGTGACTCTCTCTTCTCCAAGTCGCTCAGATGAGGGGCTCTGCCAGTGTCCCCTCTTCTTCAGGCCCAAACACACTGTCACTTTCCAGTGACAACCAGGGAATGTGAAGTCCAAGCATCCCACTACCTAAGGTCTGGGAAGGCAAATCTAGGAAGATCCTGAACTACAAATGGTTGAAGTAACTGAAGGAAGCATTATACACGCTTAGCCTGTTATTACACATTTGTTTAGGCATCCATTGTCAGACACTATTACCTTCCTAGTAGCCCAATCCAAAAAAGCTCTCAAACCTTCCCTGGAAAGAGGCAGCTAAGATAAATCAGGAAGAAATCAAGGGACtatgagggagaaaaaaaaaaaaaacaaacaaaaaacattgaAGGAAGAGAGTGCACAGGCCAAATGGTCAAAAATCAAGAAACTAGGAACTGGAAAGCGAAAAAAAACATGTCCAAGGACAGGACTCAGCACTTCTAGATGGCACCAAAGTGCCAGTTAAGACGCTTGATTTGGTGAAGGAGAACAGAATTTACAACCATAGCAGACACCAAGGGGTCTTTTATCAGAGGTAGAAGAAACAGGATACACAGCCTGAAAGATTCTTGGTTTGACTTGGTACAGCTGTTCTTGCTCGTAACCGTCAAAAAGCATATGCCACAGGACCAAAGACCTCCTGGATTCTGCAGCAAGATATAGCCAGAAGCTTTCCTCAAAAACACAGAGAACAGGTTTCTCTCTCTAAAGGTACCTGCATTAGCGTGGGGTGAATCATCCTTTGGTAGCACCTGTCTCATGTTTGTAGAAGATTAGGCAGCTAATGCAGAGCGGATGCTTACTTTTTACATGGTTAAAAGTAGCTGAGATTCACCCCATGGATGTTGTTTCAATAAACGTGTATGATTGGGGTAGATGGCTAACATGGTAGAGAGAAGCTGTCATAGACCATGTGAGTACTCTTGTCTTTCAGTCAATTTAAAAACACTACTCACAAATGTCACAACAACTGTTTTGAAGGAAGAATCACAAGAATTTGGACTTGATTTAAAGGTGAGGGGCAGAGAAGCCAACTgctcacaagaaaaaaacaactgggTCCCTGCAAACTCTGTAGAAATCGGCAGCTGATCACAGGAGCGACACAGTGCAGCATCACTTCCACCCTTGCCAGACACCCCAGAAGGCCCCAGGTAGAGCACACCTTCTGTTCAGGCTTGCGCATAGCCCAACGTCAGGCGTATGACATGAGCGCAAAGGGAAGCCAGACGCTACCAGTTCTGTGGCTCACAAAACTAATGTTTATGGGGACTGTGCTGTGAAGCAACTCGCTGTTCAGAGAGGAAACATTACTTGGCCGGCAACCTTTACTCAGCATGTGATCATCTGTAGGGCTGTGGTCTGCACTCTATTTTTTACCACTCATAAGGCAGACGGCTGCAGAGCTCTCAAAACAGATGCCAATCTAATGAATAATTCTGGAGTACTAAGCAATAAGACAGCAAAGATAAACGTGGATCAATTATTCTTCTATGctgcaaatgtattttcatcttAACCCCGCAAGATGGCACGGATACTCAAACACACACGCCCACGTAGGTTCACGATCACATCAGAGATGACTGCAGATGCTGAaccaatttttttcctctacattTTATATGTGTATAAAAAACATGTACGGATTTAACAAATAAGAATTGTTACACCGGGTCAGATCAAAGGTCCATCGGCCAAATGGAAAGCAGCCATCCAGTCTTTGACTGTGGCCACTAATGGACGCCTAGAGAAAAGTACAATAGGTCAAGCATATAATGACACTTCCCCAACGTACTCTGACATTCAATAGCCATGTATTAATTCTCTCGCTGCTGAACTACAGCTTTCCCAGAGCACAAAGGGAGCTCACTTGTTTCAGTCTTTCCAGGAGTATCTACATCTGTAACAGCGTTACATCTGTATTTGCCAAACTATTTGTTTGCATTAGTCGTCAAGAGCTGTGCTTCCACTacatggaaaggggaaaaccCCACCTTCAACACTGTCCAGGAAATACCTCAAAAGGCTCCACGACACCTCATTGTGGGCTTGGTCTAAGCTCATGTGGGTCTCTGGAGAGACCAACAAATGAATGGCAAGGTTAGATGGCAGGATCTGGGTGGAGAGGAAGGGATGACCACGCAGCTTCGCCTGGGAGCTCCGACACCCCCCTGCACCGCGGGGCCTCGTGTGCCCGAGTCGTGCAGGGAGACCCCACGCCAGCCCCCTCCCACGGGGGGCACGGGAGGCCACGGCACCGCCACCCCAGCCCTTCCGCTCCCCCGGGCCGAGCGGGGCGGCCGCTGAGGGAACCTCGCGCGCAGGGGCGGGGCCAGGGGCGGGGCTCCCGTGGCTGGGCCTCGACACCCGCCCGTCTCGTGTCGCCGCGCTCGCGCCTCGCCCCCGTCCTACCCACCCGCGGCACGCGGCCCTGCGTCAATGCAAATGAGCAGCGCGCGAGGCGGAGGGGCGGGGCGGCCCGCCTCCCTGAAGCAGCGCCTGACGGGTTGGCAGGCAGCGGAACAAACCACCATCCCAGCCGAGATAAAAACCGATCGCACCCGCTGCCGCAAAACGAAATAAAACCATTTCATTTCAGGTATATCCCGCATGAGGACATACACAGTGTGGAAGCCCGTTGCGTGCCTTCCCCACCCGGAAGGCCGGCAGATCTCCAGGGCGTTACTAAAAGGCTGTCACCTCCCCCGCTTGAGTGGTAGCGCTCTCGGGGCTCGCCGCCGTCGTCCGCGCGGGCGGCGCTCAGCGCGAGCGCCCACCCCTCCCGGAGCCGCGCCAGGGACACGCAAAGGGGGAGGGGCTCCCGATGTAATGCATTATTCATGAAGGGGCGGAGCCGCCGGCTCATTACCAAGGTCGGCAGGGCGGGCAAGAGGGCGGAGGTCGTGACGTGACTATGACGAATGTTCCGGCATTCTTAAGGGCGTTGCAGCCGGCTCGGAGCCGGCAGTGGGGGCGGGGAGGTGGCCGGGGGCCGAACGCGGCAGCGCAGGGGGGATCGGGGCCGCCTGGCGTGCGCGGGTACCGGCGGCCTGGCGCCCGCCCTCCCTGCATGCCCGCCAGTGCCAAGCCTGGAAACGCCCCGCTTTCCCCCTGCGCCACGGTGtagcggcggcgggggggcggacGGCGGAGTTAGCGGGGGCTGTCAGGGGGGAATGACCTGTCCGGAGGCGTTTGTGGCGATCGAGTGGGTTGTTGTGGGTGCGAGTGTAGGCGAGAAGGGCCGCCCTGTTGGGGGTCCCGATACATTAGAATAGAAAAACAAAGGCCTGATAAAAATAGGATTATTTATTATCAAAAGGCTCCGGTATTTTTAGAACCAGTAGAGGGGATATTACGGCATTGAAGAGGGCTTTATTCTAGAAAGCGGCTATTTTGAGGCTTGTATAGTGGTTTGTGATAAGCGGGTGTTcagttcccccccccccccccccccggaaGATTATTAATTATCTTTGTCTCTTCAGCCTCCCGGGGCGGGGAGCTCGCCCCTCGGCCGAGCCGGTGTCAGGGGAGCCCCCTCCGTTGCATGGGGGATCGCAGTCTCGGGCTCCCGCAGACGGCGGCCTCCcgccgcagccccagcccacccTTGGGTGTAGGAGGCGCTGGCTCCACCGGGTCCTTCCCCTCCCCGGCAGCGGCTGCAGCCGCCTCtcattcctcctcctgccccttctCACCCGCTGTAACCGGTTCCTCCGGCAGCGGCGGCGTGTCCGGCGGGTCGCCGCCGCCCTCTCTGTTCCCCTTGGCGGCCGCTGCTGCGCATCATCAAACCATGCAGGATGAGCTGCTCCTGGGggtgacacagcagcagcagccaggcagcgagaggctgggcagcagccccgCATCAGGACACCCCCCTCTCGGCCACCCCTCCTCTGACTTTAAACCGAGTCTCAGCCCCCACCAGGATTTAAACAAGCAGCAACCGCAGCAGCAACAGCCGCCGCCTCCTCAGCTGAGCCAGAAGAGGAAAGAGtttaagcagcagcagctcagcagcccagcccagctcggCAGCAGCCACCCCCTGAATAACCACCACCCCCCAGACTATCATCACCACccccctcagcagcagcagcagcagttcagcCACCCCACTGACAAgtaccagcagcaggagcacaggCTACAGCAGCAGTTCCAGCTCCTCAGCGCTCAccccccggagccgccgcggACGGGGGACTACTCGCACCTCCGGCCCCTCAGCCCCGCCGAGCACAAGGGCGGCGCGGACAGCGGGGGCTCGGAGCGGCTCGCCCCTTCCTGCCCCGGGGGATCAGTGTCCGCGGACCCCAATGTGGGGGTGGCCGCCGCCTCCTGCGTGAATCCGCCTCCGTCTCCTCCGCATCTGCAGGCGAGAGCCAAGCTGCCCCCCATGGAGTCCCCCCCGAACAGCCACTTGCTGGGCAGCCCCGGGAACCTCCTGCCCGGCGGGCTCGGCTCTGGCTTCAGCAGCCTGCAGAGCCCGGAGATCCCCAGCCCCCATCACCAGAGCGGGGGCGGCTCCTCCTCGGCggcttcccctcctcctccgccGCTGCCCGGCTTCGGCACCCCCTGGTCGGTGCAGACCTCGTCGCCGCCTCCGCAGCAGACGCAGCAGCCTCCGGTCTccagcggcagcggcggcggacAGATCAGCGCGATGCCGCCCCCGAGCCCGGAATCCGAGACCAGCTTCTACCCGGGGATCCCGTCATCGATCAACCCCGCTTTCTTCCAGAGCTTCTCACCGGTGTCTCCTCACAACCCCTGCGCCGGGCCCTTCAGCAGCCCCTTTTCggccgccgcccccccgccgccaccGCAGATGAATTtacctcagcagcagcagcaacagcagaacCGGAGATCCCCAGTGAgcccccagctccagcaccaACACCAGgcagcggccgccgccgccgccttcctgcagcagagaaactctTACAACCACCACCAGGTaccgggcggcggcgggagggccGGGCAGCCGCGGCGGGGCGGCAGGGAGCCCGGGCGAGACGGCTCCGGAAGGGAGCCCGGGGCGGAAAGGGGGACCCCTGGCGAGAGGGAGCCCCGGGGCGGGGAGAGGGCCGGGAGGAGGACGCAGGGACGTGAGGGGTTCTCCGCTCCCCGCGTTTCGCTCGTCGAGGCAGCCGGGAGGTTTCCCTCTTCCCGCTGCCGACGCCCGGCGACGCTGCGCGGCGGTGACAGCCCGGCGAGACCGCGGAGGCAGGGCGGGGCCCGGCCGCTGCAACCCGCCGCGCTCGGGGGGCTGACGGCCGGTGGGAGATCACCTGCGCCCCACGGCCGGTGCTGGCAGGCCGTGGGGCTCGGGCCGAGAGGCCGTTGGCAGCGGCCCGCCCCGCGCTCGGCCGGTGCTCCCCGCCCGTTCCGGGTGGCAGGTGGCGTGGCGGCCGCGTCCCCTGGTCTGTGACCGGCCCTCTTCGGGCCGCCGTCGGCTGCCCAGGGACGCCGTTTCTTTTCGGGATGAGAGGAGGGGTTTTCCTCTTGTAAAAGAGGGCAAACGCTCCTTCTCGTGTCAAGGAGTTTTCTCCGTGAAAAtatcccccttgtccccccacAGTCACCCGTAGCGAGCGCGGTGTCCCCGAACAATGCGCCTGACAGCTCCGGCGGTGCCTCCTCCCCGGGGAGCGCCTTCCCCGGCCTCAGACCTGCCCTGGCACCCTCCGGGCGTTTTAGCTTGAGTGGGGACCGGTTACCGAAAGTAGATTGAGAGGGGAAAGCTGTCAGTGTTCCCTTTTCTGGGGCTTTGACCAAAAGTACTTGAATTTGTATCCAAAGACAGAGCTGTGTTTCGGTTATTTTAGTTCTGTTACGGGTTTTAATCAAGCGGCATAACAATCCCGTGTTAAAATGGGAGTTTACCTATGAAAATGGAAGTTTATCTTTCTTCCtggaatgaaatatttattgtaagaaatcagaaaatagCAGATCCCCATTAATATTACCTACTAGTGCGTTATAGCCACGTCTTGCACTGATCATCTGCTTGGTTATGAAAGGCTAAAGTTATATAGGcctcaatttttctttcattctgctatTAAATCCTCTCAGTTTTAATCGGTAGAGCTGGATTTGTGAAGCATTTCTGTCAGAACTAGAATCTCACATTAAGTGTGCCTGTACGATAATTGATTTGGATGCATCATGGTTAGGAGCTAGTTGTCCTGAACATCTATAATAACCCTCTTCAAACAAATTCCAAGGCAGTTCTCCAACAGTGAGATGTACaggaatttttttctcagttacaAGTTGTAGGCAAACTTAAAAAGTACCATGACAGCATAGCTAGCAATATTAGAGGCTC from the Columba livia isolate bColLiv1 breed racing homer chromosome 4, bColLiv1.pat.W.v2, whole genome shotgun sequence genome contains:
- the CPEB2 gene encoding cytoplasmic polyadenylation element-binding protein 2 isoform X2; the protein is MGDRSLGLPQTAASRRSPSPPLGVGGAGSTGSFPSPAAAAAASHSSSCPFSPAVTGSSGSGGVSGGSPPPSLFPLAAAAAHHQTMQDELLLGVTQQQQPGSERLGSSPASGHPPLGHPSSDFKPSLSPHQDLNKQQPQQQQPPPPQLSQKRKEFKQQQLSSPAQLGSSHPLNNHHPPDYHHHPPQQQQQQFSHPTDKYQQQEHRLQQQFQLLSAHPPEPPRTGDYSHLRPLSPAEHKGGADSGGSERLAPSCPGGSVSADPNVGVAAASCVNPPPSPPHLQARAKLPPMESPPNSHLLGSPGNLLPGGLGSGFSSLQSPEIPSPHHQSGGGSSSAASPPPPPLPGFGTPWSVQTSSPPPQQTQQPPVSSGSGGGQISAMPPPSPESETSFYPGIPSSINPAFFQSFSPVSPHNPCAGPFSSPFSAAAPPPPPQMNLPQQQQQQQNRRSPVSPQLQHQHQAAAAAAAFLQQRNSYNHHQPLLKQSPWSNQSSGWSTGNISWGGMHGRDHRRTGNMGIPGTMNQISPLKKPFSGNVIAPPKFTRSTPSLTPKSWIEDNVFRTDNNSNTLLPLQDRNRMYDSLNMHSLENSLIDIMRAEHDPLKGRLSYPHPGTDNLLMLNGRSSLFPIDDGLLDDGHSDQVGVLNSPTCYSAHQNGERIERFSRKVFVGGLPPDIDEDEITASFRRFGPLVVDWPHKAESKSYFPPKGYAFLLFQEESSVQALIDACIEEDGKLYLCVSSPTIKDKPVQIRPWNLSDSDFVMDGSQPLDPRKTIFVGGVPRPLRAVELAMIMDRLYGGVCYAGIDTDPELKYPKGAGRVAFSNQQSYIAAISARFVQLQHGDIDKRVEVKPYVLDDQMCDECQGARCGGKFAPFFCANVTCLQYYCEFCWANIHSRAGREFHKPLVKEGADRPRQIHFRWN
- the CPEB2 gene encoding cytoplasmic polyadenylation element-binding protein 2 isoform X1; amino-acid sequence: MGDRSLGLPQTAASRRSPSPPLGVGGAGSTGSFPSPAAAAAASHSSSCPFSPAVTGSSGSGGVSGGSPPPSLFPLAAAAAHHQTMQDELLLGVTQQQQPGSERLGSSPASGHPPLGHPSSDFKPSLSPHQDLNKQQPQQQQPPPPQLSQKRKEFKQQQLSSPAQLGSSHPLNNHHPPDYHHHPPQQQQQQFSHPTDKYQQQEHRLQQQFQLLSAHPPEPPRTGDYSHLRPLSPAEHKGGADSGGSERLAPSCPGGSVSADPNVGVAAASCVNPPPSPPHLQARAKLPPMESPPNSHLLGSPGNLLPGGLGSGFSSLQSPEIPSPHHQSGGGSSSAASPPPPPLPGFGTPWSVQTSSPPPQQTQQPPVSSGSGGGQISAMPPPSPESETSFYPGIPSSINPAFFQSFSPVSPHNPCAGPFSSPFSAAAPPPPPQMNLPQQQQQQQNRRSPVSPQLQHQHQAAAAAAAFLQQRNSYNHHQPLLKQSPWSNQSSGWSTGNISWGGMHGRDHRRTGNMGIPGTMNQISPLKKPFSGNVIAPPKFTRSTPSLTPKSWIEDNVFRTDNNSNTLLPLQDRNRMYDSLNMHSLENSLIDIMRAEHDPLKGRLSYPHPGTDNLLMLNARSYGRRRGRSSLFPIDDGLLDDGHSDQVGVLNSPTCYSAHQNGERIERFSRKVFVGGLPPDIDEDEITASFRRFGPLVVDWPHKAESKSYFPPKGYAFLLFQEESSVQALIDACIEEDGKLYLCVSSPTIKDKPVQIRPWNLSDSDFVMDGSQPLDPRKTIFVGGVPRPLRAVELAMIMDRLYGGVCYAGIDTDPELKYPKGAGRVAFSNQQSYIAAISARFVQLQHGDIDKRVEVKPYVLDDQMCDECQGARCGGKFAPFFCANVTCLQYYCEFCWANIHSRAGREFHKPLVKEGADRPRQIHFRWN
- the CPEB2 gene encoding cytoplasmic polyadenylation element-binding protein 2 isoform X4, which codes for MGDRSLGLPQTAASRRSPSPPLGVGGAGSTGSFPSPAAAAAASHSSSCPFSPAVTGSSGSGGVSGGSPPPSLFPLAAAAAHHQTMQDELLLGVTQQQQPGSERLGSSPASGHPPLGHPSSDFKPSLSPHQDLNKQQPQQQQPPPPQLSQKRKEFKQQQLSSPAQLGSSHPLNNHHPPDYHHHPPQQQQQQFSHPTDKYQQQEHRLQQQFQLLSAHPPEPPRTGDYSHLRPLSPAEHKGGADSGGSERLAPSCPGGSVSADPNVGVAAASCVNPPPSPPHLQARAKLPPMESPPNSHLLGSPGNLLPGGLGSGFSSLQSPEIPSPHHQSGGGSSSAASPPPPPLPGFGTPWSVQTSSPPPQQTQQPPVSSGSGGGQISAMPPPSPESETSFYPGIPSSINPAFFQSFSPVSPHNPCAGPFSSPFSAAAPPPPPQMNLPQQQQQQQNRRSPVSPQLQHQHQAAAAAAAFLQQRNSYNHHQPLLKQSPWSNQSSGWSTGNISWGGMHGRDHRRTGNMGIPGTMNQISPLKKPFSGNVIAPPKFTRSTPSLTPKSWIEDNVFRTDNNSNTLLPLQDRNRMYDSLNMHSLENSLIDIMRAEHDPLKGRSSLFPIDDGLLDDGHSDQVGVLNSPTCYSAHQNGERIERFSRKVFVGGLPPDIDEDEITASFRRFGPLVVDWPHKAESKSYFPPKGYAFLLFQEESSVQALIDACIEEDGKLYLCVSSPTIKDKPVQIRPWNLSDSDFVMDGSQPLDPRKTIFVGGVPRPLRAVELAMIMDRLYGGVCYAGIDTDPELKYPKGAGRVAFSNQQSYIAAISARFVQLQHGDIDKRVEVKPYVLDDQMCDECQGARCGGKFAPFFCANVTCLQYYCEFCWANIHSRAGREFHKPLVKEGADRPRQIHFRWN
- the CPEB2 gene encoding cytoplasmic polyadenylation element-binding protein 2 isoform X3, with product MGDRSLGLPQTAASRRSPSPPLGVGGAGSTGSFPSPAAAAAASHSSSCPFSPAVTGSSGSGGVSGGSPPPSLFPLAAAAAHHQTMQDELLLGVTQQQQPGSERLGSSPASGHPPLGHPSSDFKPSLSPHQDLNKQQPQQQQPPPPQLSQKRKEFKQQQLSSPAQLGSSHPLNNHHPPDYHHHPPQQQQQQFSHPTDKYQQQEHRLQQQFQLLSAHPPEPPRTGDYSHLRPLSPAEHKGGADSGGSERLAPSCPGGSVSADPNVGVAAASCVNPPPSPPHLQARAKLPPMESPPNSHLLGSPGNLLPGGLGSGFSSLQSPEIPSPHHQSGGGSSSAASPPPPPLPGFGTPWSVQTSSPPPQQTQQPPVSSGSGGGQISAMPPPSPESETSFYPGIPSSINPAFFQSFSPVSPHNPCAGPFSSPFSAAAPPPPPQMNLPQQQQQQQNRRSPVSPQLQHQHQAAAAAAAFLQQRNSYNHHQPLLKQSPWSNQSSGWSTGNISWGGMHGRDHRRTGNMGIPGTMNQISPLKKPFSGNVIAPPKFTRSTPSLTPKSWIEDNVFRTDNNSNTLLPLQDRNRMYDSLNMHSLENSLIDIMRAEHDPLKGRLSYPHPGTDNLLMLNDDGLLDDGHSDQVGVLNSPTCYSAHQNGERIERFSRKVFVGGLPPDIDEDEITASFRRFGPLVVDWPHKAESKSYFPPKGYAFLLFQEESSVQALIDACIEEDGKLYLCVSSPTIKDKPVQIRPWNLSDSDFVMDGSQPLDPRKTIFVGGVPRPLRAVELAMIMDRLYGGVCYAGIDTDPELKYPKGAGRVAFSNQQSYIAAISARFVQLQHGDIDKRVEVKPYVLDDQMCDECQGARCGGKFAPFFCANVTCLQYYCEFCWANIHSRAGREFHKPLVKEGADRPRQIHFRWN
- the CPEB2 gene encoding cytoplasmic polyadenylation element-binding protein 2 isoform X5 → MGDRSLGLPQTAASRRSPSPPLGVGGAGSTGSFPSPAAAAAASHSSSCPFSPAVTGSSGSGGVSGGSPPPSLFPLAAAAAHHQTMQDELLLGVTQQQQPGSERLGSSPASGHPPLGHPSSDFKPSLSPHQDLNKQQPQQQQPPPPQLSQKRKEFKQQQLSSPAQLGSSHPLNNHHPPDYHHHPPQQQQQQFSHPTDKYQQQEHRLQQQFQLLSAHPPEPPRTGDYSHLRPLSPAEHKGGADSGGSERLAPSCPGGSVSADPNVGVAAASCVNPPPSPPHLQARAKLPPMESPPNSHLLGSPGNLLPGGLGSGFSSLQSPEIPSPHHQSGGGSSSAASPPPPPLPGFGTPWSVQTSSPPPQQTQQPPVSSGSGGGQISAMPPPSPESETSFYPGIPSSINPAFFQSFSPVSPHNPCAGPFSSPFSAAAPPPPPQMNLPQQQQQQQNRRSPVSPQLQHQHQAAAAAAAFLQQRNSYNHHQPLLKQSPWSNQSSGWSTGNISWGGMHGRDHRRTGNMGIPGTMNQISPLKKPFSGNVIAPPKFTRSTPSLTPKSWIEDNVFRTDNNSNTLLPLQDRNRMYDSLNMHSLENSLIDIMRAEHDPLKDDGLLDDGHSDQVGVLNSPTCYSAHQNGERIERFSRKVFVGGLPPDIDEDEITASFRRFGPLVVDWPHKAESKSYFPPKGYAFLLFQEESSVQALIDACIEEDGKLYLCVSSPTIKDKPVQIRPWNLSDSDFVMDGSQPLDPRKTIFVGGVPRPLRAVELAMIMDRLYGGVCYAGIDTDPELKYPKGAGRVAFSNQQSYIAAISARFVQLQHGDIDKRVEVKPYVLDDQMCDECQGARCGGKFAPFFCANVTCLQYYCEFCWANIHSRAGREFHKPLVKEGADRPRQIHFRWN